One genomic region from Haloarcula taiwanensis encodes:
- a CDS encoding NADPH-dependent F420 reductase yields MDIALLGGTGDIGQGLALRWADDTNHTIIIGSRKAQKAANKAEEYEAELASRGHDDPSIAGLVNEEAAARADVVVAAVPAYHLTDTIDAVADELDDATLVAPAVGMQRDEDGFHYNRPGAGSVTQLAENAAPDDTAVVGAFHNLAAGRLANLDADLDWDTIVVGDDTDAKDTVCELAEGIEGIRALDGGPLANAAEIEGLTPLLINVARHNDGLHDLGVRFQ; encoded by the coding sequence ATGGACATCGCGTTGCTTGGCGGTACTGGAGACATCGGCCAAGGCCTCGCCCTCCGCTGGGCTGACGACACCAACCACACAATCATCATCGGCTCCCGGAAAGCACAGAAGGCAGCGAACAAGGCCGAGGAGTACGAGGCAGAGCTGGCCAGCCGCGGCCACGACGACCCGTCAATCGCCGGTCTGGTGAACGAGGAGGCCGCCGCCCGCGCCGACGTGGTCGTTGCCGCCGTCCCTGCATACCACCTTACGGATACCATCGACGCCGTCGCCGACGAACTCGACGACGCCACGCTCGTCGCCCCCGCGGTCGGGATGCAACGCGACGAGGACGGCTTCCACTACAACCGCCCCGGGGCCGGCAGCGTCACACAACTGGCCGAAAACGCCGCCCCCGACGACACCGCCGTCGTCGGCGCGTTCCACAACCTCGCGGCCGGCCGGCTGGCCAACCTCGACGCCGACCTCGACTGGGACACCATCGTCGTCGGCGACGACACCGACGCCAAGGACACCGTCTGTGAACTCGCCGAGGGCATCGAGGGGATTCGCGCGCTGGACGGCGGCCCGCTCGCCAACGCCGCCGAGATCGAGGGACTGACGCCGCTTCTGATCAACGTTGCCCGCCACAACGACGGCCTGCACGACCTCGGCGTGCGGTTCCAATAG
- a CDS encoding thiol reductase thioredoxin, translating to MTVTLKDFYADWCGPCKTQDPILEDLEEEWTDVEFEKINVDEEQDVANEYQVRSLPTLIIENEDGIVERFVGVTQADDIDDALQQASA from the coding sequence ATGACGGTTACACTGAAGGACTTCTACGCGGACTGGTGCGGCCCGTGCAAGACCCAGGACCCGATTCTCGAAGACCTCGAAGAGGAGTGGACCGACGTCGAGTTCGAGAAAATAAACGTCGACGAGGAACAGGACGTCGCCAACGAGTACCAGGTACGCTCTCTGCCGACGCTCATCATCGAGAACGAGGACGGCATCGTCGAGCGCTTCGTCGGCGTCACGCAGGCCGACGACATCGACGACGCGCTGCAGCAGGCTTCGGCGTAA
- a CDS encoding preprotein translocase subunit SecG, producing the protein MSGSDGGGLMSSAGLVRYFDAEDQNTIRIDPRTIVATGVMFGLLMLVLNAMVV; encoded by the coding sequence ATGAGTGGCAGCGACGGCGGCGGACTGATGTCCAGCGCAGGACTGGTCCGATATTTCGACGCCGAAGACCAGAACACCATCCGTATCGATCCCCGAACCATCGTCGCGACCGGCGTCATGTTCGGGCTGTTGATGCTCGTGTTGAACGCGATGGTCGTGTAG
- a CDS encoding RNA-binding protein — MTVRVRGIYATALTRVLRDDGHDIVQASGPIEERFDGEFADARAAVTVTTTGDQQGVGVVGDRDAAASVTDRLTAVGRDTLHWDAPTPEGAVYAGTVTETLGSGAVVDLGDGEGFLPYSSSDERVETGDALRVQVVEASAPWTDGRPVLDTTVAVRGDLLSLVRGGSGPSSGTGGPAMLDVIAADPRDGWGVSWEAASEDASFDALADALDAANDRAAAIDASLDGADPPADCAPARYDGGLATTWLWFGRESRFALDEARREVTATMPGHHRVKAGDRAASAAVDYVEALCDDPETGETDFPFAVTARQFGPQVGGSLSLGHGKPDGRLITLGNGEVQAVDDDGTVTIEREMSPGGTYDALGVPKEAGDIAETKVKEGRWWYPTVYRDSDGEKKGTYVNVCTPVEVFPDTARYVDLHVDVVKHADGTVERVDDDELDAAVERGQVPEELAERARSVAAAVKSALE, encoded by the coding sequence ATGACCGTCAGGGTCAGGGGCATCTACGCGACGGCGCTGACCCGGGTCCTCCGCGACGACGGCCACGACATCGTCCAGGCCTCGGGCCCCATCGAGGAGCGCTTCGACGGCGAGTTCGCTGACGCGCGGGCGGCCGTGACCGTGACGACGACGGGCGACCAGCAGGGCGTCGGCGTCGTCGGCGACCGCGACGCCGCCGCGAGCGTCACCGACCGCCTGACTGCGGTGGGCCGGGACACCCTCCACTGGGACGCCCCGACGCCGGAGGGCGCGGTCTACGCTGGCACCGTGACCGAGACGCTCGGGAGCGGCGCTGTCGTCGACCTCGGCGACGGCGAGGGGTTTCTCCCGTACTCGTCTTCGGACGAGCGCGTCGAGACGGGCGATGCGCTCCGCGTGCAGGTCGTCGAAGCGAGCGCGCCCTGGACGGATGGTCGGCCGGTACTCGACACGACCGTCGCCGTTCGCGGCGACCTCCTCTCGCTCGTCCGGGGCGGGAGCGGCCCGTCGTCGGGGACCGGCGGCCCGGCGATGCTTGACGTAATCGCCGCGGACCCACGGGACGGCTGGGGCGTCTCCTGGGAAGCCGCGAGCGAGGACGCGAGCTTCGACGCGCTGGCCGACGCGCTCGACGCCGCCAACGACCGCGCGGCGGCCATCGACGCATCGCTCGACGGGGCCGACCCGCCCGCGGACTGCGCGCCGGCCCGGTACGACGGGGGGCTGGCGACGACGTGGCTGTGGTTCGGCCGCGAGAGCCGCTTCGCACTCGATGAGGCCCGCCGCGAGGTGACGGCGACGATGCCCGGCCACCACCGCGTGAAGGCCGGTGACCGCGCCGCCAGCGCCGCCGTCGACTACGTCGAGGCGCTGTGTGACGACCCCGAGACCGGCGAGACGGACTTCCCCTTTGCCGTGACGGCCCGGCAGTTCGGCCCGCAGGTCGGCGGCTCGCTCTCGCTGGGCCACGGCAAGCCCGACGGCCGGCTCATCACGCTGGGCAACGGCGAGGTACAGGCCGTCGACGACGACGGGACGGTGACCATCGAGCGGGAGATGAGCCCCGGCGGCACCTACGACGCGCTGGGCGTCCCGAAAGAGGCCGGAGACATCGCCGAGACGAAAGTCAAGGAAGGGCGGTGGTGGTACCCGACGGTGTACCGCGACAGCGACGGCGAAAAGAAGGGGACCTACGTCAACGTCTGTACGCCCGTCGAGGTATTCCCCGACACCGCCCGGTACGTCGACCTCCACGTCGACGTGGTGAAACACGCCGACGGGACCGTCGAGCGGGTCGACGACGACGAACTCGACGCGGCGGTCGAGCGCGGCCAGGTCCCCGAAGAACTGGCCGAGCGCGCCCGGAGCGTCGCCGCCGCTGTCAAGAGCGCGCTGGAGTGA
- a CDS encoding excinuclease ABC subunit A has protein sequence MSKDIIEVRGAEEHNLKDVDVEIPREELTVVTGLSGSGKSSLAFETVYAEGQRRYIESLSAYARNFLGQMDKPQVENVEGLSPAISIDQKNAANNPRSTVGTVTELHDYLRLLYARVGTPHCPECGREVGEQSAQNMVSRILELPEGTRAKLCAPVVRDQKGAFEDLFDDLVGEGYSRVEVDGEEFDLTLDRPELDENYDHTVDVVVDRVKISPDARSRITDSVETALTEADGTLKVILPDPPEGAAETLGGSDARATGDLADGDEGDADERTRLVVELSEDLACTHCGIDISEIETRSFSFNSPHGACPECEGLGETKEVSEDLVVTDPSKPLKHVFEPWSYDRTYYSRQLDNVAEHFGVDLSTPFEELDESIRRQFLYGTDDIVDFQWRTKNGTREKSERFEGVIPNLERRHVETDSDRAREHIEEFMATTTCPACEGTRLKAESRAVLVDGTAITEVNEMSISDALEHFEGLGATLSTRDRKIAEEILKEIRARLGFMTEVGLDYLTLDREASTLSGGESQRIRLATQIGSGLVGVLYVLDEPSIGLHQRDNDRLLNTLEELRDLGNTLLVVEHDTETMRRADQIIDMGPGPGKRGGEVVVNGPMDEVIETEESVTGEYLSGERTIPVPESRREADGELTVRGARQHNLADLDVSVPLGTFTAITGVSGSGKSTLMHDVLYKGLVRRMNDTDVNPGEHDAIEGLDDIETVRLIDQSPIGRTPRSNPATYTNVFDHIRELFAETSLAKQRGYEKGRFSFNVKGGRCEGCGGQGTVTIDMNFLSDVTVPCEECGGARYNDETLDVTYKGATIADVLEMTVEEAYDFFESHSGIRRRLELLKDVGLGYMRLGQPSTTLSGGEAQRVKLAEELGKKDSGETLYLLDEPTTGLHPEDERKLIDVLHRLTDDGNTVVVIEHELDLVKNADHIIDLGPEGGENGGELVAEGTPEEVARTEASYTGQYLRDLLPNVDLEGPRADRDVAQPAADDD, from the coding sequence ATGAGCAAGGATATAATCGAGGTCCGAGGGGCCGAGGAACACAACCTCAAGGACGTCGACGTGGAGATTCCCCGCGAGGAACTGACAGTCGTCACCGGGCTGTCGGGGTCGGGCAAATCCTCGCTCGCATTTGAGACGGTGTACGCCGAGGGCCAGCGCCGGTACATCGAGTCGCTGTCGGCGTACGCGCGGAACTTCCTGGGCCAGATGGACAAGCCCCAGGTCGAGAACGTCGAGGGGCTGTCGCCGGCCATCTCCATCGACCAGAAGAACGCTGCCAACAACCCCCGCTCGACGGTCGGGACCGTCACCGAGCTACACGACTACCTCCGCCTGCTGTACGCCCGCGTCGGGACGCCGCACTGCCCCGAGTGTGGCCGCGAAGTGGGCGAGCAGTCCGCCCAGAACATGGTCTCGCGCATCCTCGAACTCCCCGAGGGCACCCGCGCGAAACTGTGTGCACCGGTCGTTCGCGACCAGAAGGGGGCCTTCGAGGACCTGTTCGACGACCTCGTCGGCGAGGGGTACAGCCGCGTCGAGGTCGACGGCGAGGAGTTCGACCTCACGCTGGACCGGCCGGAACTGGACGAGAACTACGACCACACGGTCGACGTGGTCGTCGACCGCGTGAAGATTTCGCCGGACGCCCGCTCGCGCATCACGGATTCCGTCGAGACGGCGCTGACCGAGGCCGACGGGACGCTGAAGGTCATCCTCCCGGACCCGCCGGAAGGCGCGGCCGAGACCCTCGGCGGGTCGGATGCCAGAGCCACGGGCGACCTGGCCGACGGCGACGAGGGCGACGCGGACGAACGCACCCGCCTCGTCGTCGAACTCTCCGAGGACCTCGCCTGCACGCACTGCGGTATCGACATCTCCGAAATCGAGACGCGGTCGTTCTCGTTCAACTCCCCGCACGGGGCCTGCCCGGAGTGTGAGGGGCTGGGCGAGACCAAGGAGGTCAGCGAGGACCTCGTGGTCACCGACCCCTCGAAGCCGCTCAAGCACGTCTTCGAACCCTGGAGCTACGACCGGACGTACTACTCGCGGCAACTGGACAACGTCGCCGAGCACTTCGGCGTGGACCTCTCGACGCCCTTCGAGGAACTGGACGAGTCCATTCGGCGGCAGTTCCTCTATGGTACCGACGACATCGTCGACTTCCAGTGGCGGACCAAGAACGGCACCCGCGAGAAGAGCGAGCGCTTCGAGGGCGTCATCCCCAACCTGGAGCGCCGCCACGTCGAGACGGACTCCGACCGCGCCCGCGAGCACATCGAGGAGTTCATGGCGACGACGACGTGCCCGGCCTGTGAGGGGACCCGACTCAAGGCTGAGTCCCGGGCGGTGCTCGTCGACGGCACCGCCATCACCGAGGTCAACGAGATGTCCATCAGCGACGCGCTGGAACACTTCGAGGGCCTGGGGGCGACCCTCTCTACCCGTGACCGGAAAATCGCCGAGGAGATTCTGAAGGAGATTCGGGCCCGGCTTGGCTTCATGACCGAGGTGGGACTGGACTACCTGACGCTGGACCGCGAAGCATCGACGCTGTCGGGCGGCGAGAGCCAGCGCATCCGGCTGGCAACGCAGATCGGCAGCGGCCTCGTCGGCGTCCTCTACGTCCTTGACGAACCCTCTATCGGCCTCCACCAGCGGGACAACGACCGCCTGCTGAACACGCTGGAGGAACTGCGGGACCTCGGTAACACCCTGCTCGTCGTCGAACACGACACCGAGACGATGCGCCGGGCCGACCAGATAATCGACATGGGGCCGGGTCCGGGCAAGCGCGGCGGCGAAGTCGTCGTCAACGGCCCGATGGACGAGGTCATCGAAACCGAGGAATCGGTGACCGGGGAGTACCTCTCGGGCGAACGGACGATTCCGGTGCCCGAGAGCCGCCGCGAGGCCGACGGCGAACTCACGGTCCGGGGCGCGCGCCAGCACAACCTCGCGGACCTCGACGTGTCCGTCCCGTTGGGAACGTTCACGGCCATCACCGGCGTCTCCGGCTCCGGCAAGTCGACGCTGATGCACGACGTGCTGTACAAGGGGCTGGTCCGGCGGATGAACGACACCGACGTGAACCCCGGCGAGCACGACGCCATCGAGGGCCTCGACGACATCGAGACGGTGCGGCTTATCGACCAGTCGCCCATCGGCCGCACGCCCCGATCCAACCCGGCGACCTACACCAACGTCTTCGACCACATCCGCGAACTGTTCGCCGAGACCAGCCTCGCGAAACAGCGGGGCTACGAGAAGGGGCGTTTCTCGTTCAACGTCAAGGGTGGTCGCTGTGAGGGCTGTGGCGGTCAGGGCACGGTCACCATCGACATGAACTTCCTCTCCGACGTAACCGTCCCCTGTGAGGAGTGCGGCGGCGCGCGCTACAACGACGAAACGCTGGACGTGACCTACAAGGGCGCGACCATCGCCGACGTGCTGGAGATGACCGTCGAGGAGGCCTACGACTTCTTCGAGAGCCACTCGGGGATTCGCCGCCGCCTCGAACTCCTGAAAGACGTGGGGCTGGGTTACATGCGGCTGGGCCAGCCCTCGACGACCCTTTCTGGTGGGGAGGCCCAGCGCGTCAAACTCGCCGAAGAACTCGGCAAGAAGGATTCGGGCGAGACGCTGTACCTGCTCGACGAGCCGACGACCGGCCTCCACCCCGAGGACGAACGGAAGCTCATCGACGTGCTCCACCGGCTCACCGACGACGGCAACACCGTGGTCGTCATCGAGCACGAACTCGACCTGGTGAAAAACGCCGACCACATCATCGACCTCGGGCCGGAGGGCGGCGAGAACGGCGGCGAACTCGTCGCCGAGGGGACCCCGGAGGAGGTGGCCCGGACCGAAGCCTCCTACACCGGGCAGTACCTCCGGGACCTCCTGCCGAACGTCGACCTGGAGGGGCCACGCGCCGACCGCGACGTGGCTCAGCCGGCGGCTGACGACGACTAA